The window GTTGAAAAATCTGCAAATTGTAATAATTCCATCATACTGTATGAAATGAGAAAACTCATAAGCATCACTGATAAACTATGAAATAtactgaataataatttattttacagctTGTGCTCAGGGAAAATGATCTGATTGAGCTACCTAAGGAAATTGGCGAACTTACCCGACTTCGGGAACTTCACATTCAAGGCAACCGACTAACAGTTTTACCACCAGAGATAGGTAAATTGATACTCTGCAGCTAATTGCGTACTATGTCAGTATACTTGCATCGGTGAAATTCTTAACTACCTATAAATTTGAATTGCCTTACATACGCGGGTCGTCCCAAATGTATAACTTGTATTACTGAGCTCGTGAATGCTTtctctttattcattttctctaGCAGGATGTAGGTGACTAGCCCTGTGAGAAGCTGTATGGTAACATTAATAGTTTTAAACTTACTTCACAGGTAATTTAGATTTGGTGAGTAACAAAGCAGTGTTCAGAATGGAATTCAATCCTTGGGTTACCCCTATTGGAGATCAATTGCAAGTAGGAATTTCTCACGTGATTGATTATATTCGTTCGGAGACCTACAGATAGTAAGTGTAATTggaaaatgaataacaattaATCAGTATACCCATCCATTATCGAATGTGTGATGGTTCTAGGCCCATTTTCAGACCTACAAGTTCTTGTAATAATATGGAAAtacgttaaatttttcaagtacaATATCCAGCTAAACAATAGatggtaattattattttatttttacagccTCTATAATCGTCACCTCAGTGCAAAAGGACCTCCGCCACCAATTGAGAACGATAAAAGCAAGAAAATCTCTCGTGCTCGCTAAATGAGATTAATGTGACAAATCAACTTATATAATTACAGTTTTAATGCCAATGACTAATCGTTAATATATCTAAACTTATTAATTTGTACATTACCACAAATTGATCATCAGATATATCGGATCACGTGGTGCCTTATGCCAAGTCAACTGCCTTAATATTCTGAATCGTTACttgtattaatatttttttattaatgttatgcttatattttttataacaactttaaaactaaattaaatatgtagaATATTTCGGTGAGTCTATAATGTTTTAATAcattaacaaatgaaattcaccATAGCCACGGGTATTGATTTTTTCCGTTAAGTTATTCTTGCTCATACAGGTTACAGTCgtaatttatttctgtaatgTAATAATGCTAAGAAATCGAACTCTGACTGCgtttacgataaaaattttatccagcTTTGATGAGAATCTTAAATTGATGTGCAAAATGAATCTCCGCCAAGTTGTAACACTTCGTGCATTTTAATTACCTACtattaatataaaatgaataaatatgatggtgcaaataatttattgatctaTAGTGGATATCTTTCACATTACACTTGTTGAGCCTCTAATTGGCACGCACAACAATTCACTCATCTATAAGTGTATGTCATTCTAAATTGTACTTTATGTATTAAACTACCTATTAAGAAAAATtgacttggaaaatttttattatttatgatttaATGACGGGGTTTCAATAAACAATTTCACATCATAAAACGTACACGTTCAACTATTTTGCGTCAATAGCTTCAGTAGAGATGCAAAACCGTGTTTTCAGTTCGTACCGTTGACATGTTACAGTCGAgaattgtaatatttatgaAGCTTGTGTTAACAACTATGTTAGCAGTTTCGCTTCAATCAAGATGCAGAAAACTGCAACGAAATCATTTGTCGGTATAGAAAACAAGTACGTATAATACTTACCAGTTCTTTAGTTGAGCCATAGATGCTGcaatgtaatttttgtataTGCTCAATCTTTACGTGTACGTAGAATGGCACGATTAAAGCAGAAAACCCTGAAACTTGCGAGAgaggaatatttgaaaaatcaatctaAAGAaggtaatttgaaattgtaaaatgttACATATTGCCAATCTATATTTGACCAATCAGATTGTAGACGATTGTcaatagaaatatatataattttttgaacttgttaataatgtttttttcattgcaatcGCCTGCCAGATGAATCTCTAGAGATAACAATGGAAAAGGCGACCTGTCCAAAATGTAGAGGGGATGGAAAAGAATCTTCTGGGACACATATACAAGATTTATGCCCCGCTGATCGAATGAAGATCACACAGCTCATTTCTGAACTTGCGAGGTGAAAAAGTACTTggtcgttatttttattaacagTGTATGgaaatattcaagtttttgaTTCTTTACGTTAATAGGGGTCTCGGTCAAATTTAtataaactaatttttattagtGTAGGTGCACACAAGAAAAGCACAAGGTTGAAGCTGATCTTGCTGTTAGTAAAGCAGAAAACGAAGCATTACAAAACCAGTTTCAGATGCTTAATAACCAATTGGAAGgtgataaaaacaaattattttcacaggtacaattttttagaattataGCGTTCAATAGATATACTAAAGGTCTGTGACATTATTTCACCACTAAATTCTAGCTGTCATCAACAAGGGCAGAAATGAACAAGCTTAAGCTGCAAACATCTTATGCGCTAAAGCTTTTAACGCACCAAATAATGGCATTGGAAAGACAATCGAGGAGACTTGTTGAAACTGTGAAAGATTTGTTAAATGACAAAATGCATCTACAGGATGCATTAGTGAATCAAAAAATGAGAGTCCAAATTCTTGAGGGTAGGataaagaagataaaaaatagtaaaaatgtGAAGAAACTGCTACAAGTAAATCAACAAATGATGAATAAAGTTTCACTAAAGTTTGACAAAGATTGTCAAACCGAAGCCCTAGAAAACTTGTAAGTTATCATAAATAATGCATGTAGGAAAATGTAGCGCCTTTTTATAATGATTAAGAATTGTTGAATTGTGTTTCAAAAGTAATATAATCTGAGTACCTCATACTTCGTAATTTTTAG is drawn from Neodiprion fabricii isolate iyNeoFabr1 chromosome 3, iyNeoFabr1.1, whole genome shotgun sequence and contains these coding sequences:
- the LOC124178305 gene encoding uncharacterized protein LOC124178305 gives rise to the protein MQKTATKSFVGIENKMARLKQKTLKLAREEYLKNQSKEDESLEITMEKATCPKCRGDGKESSGTHIQDLCPADRMKITQLISELARCTQEKHKVEADLAVSKAENEALQNQFQMLNNQLEGDKNKLFSQLSSTRAEMNKLKLQTSYALKLLTHQIMALERQSRRLVETVKDLLNDKMHLQDALVNQKMRVQILEGRIKKIKNSKNVKKLLQVNQQMMNKVSLKFDKDCQTEALENLPEIYTYSGLKVSRSSQDSHRCTKTTQIKSKRDLDESSTEAILLRELFFKRPSIDENEGLELLTLFQRN